The proteins below come from a single Miscanthus floridulus cultivar M001 chromosome 1, ASM1932011v1, whole genome shotgun sequence genomic window:
- the LOC136481548 gene encoding cell number regulator 10-like, whose product MYPAKPYEAAGVASAPVVGFPVAGAARQRWSSGLFDCLDDCHICCLTYWCPCITFGRIAEMVDRGATSCGTSGALYAVIACLTASQCTWVYSCTYRAMMRAQFGLPEAPCADCLVHLCCEPCALCQQYRELMARGLDPVHGWDLNAAMYPPPTQGMRRR is encoded by the exons CTAAGCCCTACGAGGCGGCCGGGGTGGCGTCGGCGCCAGTGGTCGGCTTCCCCGTCGCCGGAGCGGCCAGGCAGCGGTGGTCGTCGGGCCTCTTCGACTGCTTGGACGACTGCCACATCT GCTGCCTGACGTACTGGTGCCCGTGCATCACGTTCGGGCGGATCGCGGAGATGGTGGACCGCGGCGCGACGTCGTGCGGGACGAGCGGGGCGCTGTACGCGGTCATCGCCTGCCTCACGGCGTCGCAGTGCACGTGGGTCTACTCGTGCACGTACCGCGCCATGATGCGCGCGCAGTTCGGCCTCCCCGAGGCGCCCTGCGCCGACTGCCTCGTCCACCTCTGCTGCGAGCCCTGCGCGCTCTGCCAGCAGTACAGGGAGCTCATGGCGCGCGGCCTCGACCCCGTCCACGGCTGGGACTTGAACGCCGCCATGTACCCGCCGCCCACGCAGGGGATGCGACGACGCTGA